The Pseudomonas bijieensis DNA window AGAAACTCGCGCCTTCCAGGTTCTCTTCCTCGGCATCCAGCCAATCCAGCAGCCGCGCGATCTTGCCTTCGCGGTAGGTCAGGGTGCCGACGGTCTTGCCGCTGTACACCCCATGGGTCACTTCGAGGTTGATCGCCAGGATTTCGTCGATGCCCAGGCGTTCGGCAATCGGCTTGACCAGGTGCGTGCCCGAGGCCGAGATCACCAGGATCCGGTCGCCGGCCTTGCGGTGTTCGGCGATGGTCTTGGTGGCGTCGCTGAAGATGATCGGTTCGATGAAGTCTTCCACCCACGGCGCCACCAGGTGTTCGATTTCCTCCGGGGTACGGCCGATCATCGGTTCCAGGCTGAAGTCCATGTACTCTTCCATGCTCAGCTTGCCGTGGCTGTAGGCGTCCATCAGTGCGTTGTTGCGCTGCATGAACGACTCGGGATCGACCCAGCCCAGGCGTCCCATCTGTTCGCTCCAGAGGGTGGCGCAGTCGCCGTGGATCAGGGTTTCGTCCAGATCAAAAATTGCCAGGGCCATCAGAATGTTTCTCTCTTCAAAATCAACGAAGCCATCAGGCTACCTCACACAACGCTGACGGATCGATGGAAAGTGACAGGCGTGCGCCATCGGGGTGCAGGTCGGCGGCCGAGCGATTGAGCACATCCACCACCAGCTCCACGCCACGGGCCTCGACCCGGTAGCGAATCACGTTGCCCAGCAGGCTGTGGCTGCGGATCAGCGCATCGGCCTGGCCGTCGCGGCTCAGCTCGATGGCTTCCGGGCGGATGGCGATCCGACTGTTCACCGGGCGCTGCAGCAACCGGCTGGCGCTGTCGGCGTCCAGCAGGTTGTAGTTGCCGATGAAGCCGGCGGCAAAGACATCGACTGGCGCAGTGTAAAGGGTTTCGGCATCGCCGCTCTGTACGATCTTTCCCTGGTTCATCAGGAAAATCCGGTCAGACATGGTCAGGGCTTCTTCTTGGTCGTGCGTGACGAAGATCGTGGTCAGGCCCAACTCACGCTGGATCTGTCGGATCTGTTCGCGCAGGTGCTTGCGAATCCGCGCATCCAGGGCCGACAGCGGCTCGTCCAGCAGCAACAGACGCGGACGGGTGACCAGGGAGCGGGCCAGGGCCACGCGCTGGCATTGGCCGCCGGAGAGCTGATGGGGATAGCGGGCGGCAAAATCATGCAGCTCCACCAGGCGCAGGATCTCCAGCACCCGTTTGTGGCTGTCCGAGGCGTCGACTTTTTGCATGCGCAGGCCGAAGGCGACGTTCTGCTCCACGGTCATGTTGGGGAACAAGGCATAGCTCTGGAAGACCATGCCGATCCCGCGTTTCTGCGGGCTCAATGGGACGATGTCTTGCCCGTCCAGGATGATCTGGCCGGCATCCACCGCAGTCAGGCCGGCAATGCAGCGCAACAGCGTGGACTTGCCGCAACCGGAAGGGCCGAGGAGGGTGACGAATTCGCCCTTGCCGATTTCGCAGTTGATGTCGCTGAACACCGGGGTGCCGGCGTAGCTTTTTTGCAGGTGTTGGACGCTGACGTAGCTCATTGGCTTTTGTCCTTGTTCAAGATGTTGGCCGCCCAGGTCAGGACCAGTACGAAGAAGAAGTAGGAAATCACCAGGGCACTGGTGAAGTGGCCGCTGCTGTTGCGCATGTTGTTCAGGTACACCTGCAGGGTTTCATAGCGGGTGCCGACGAGGATGTTGGCAAACACGAACTCACCGAACAGGAACGAGAAGGACAGCAGCAACGCCACCATCAGGCCCTTGCGCAGGTTGGGCAGCACCACCAGGAATGCCGCCTGGAAGGTGCTGGCGCCAAGCAGTTGGGCGGCGTCCATCAGGTCGCGCAGGTTGATCGCTTGCAGGTTGTTGGTGATCGCTCGGTACATGAACGGCAGGGCGACGGTGAAGTAGCAGCCGATCAGGATCCACGGCGTGCCCACCATCGCCAATGGCCCGGAGCCATAGAGTTGCAGCAGCCCCACCGACGACACCACCGGCGGCACTGCGAAGGGCAGCAGGATGAGGATGTTCATCAGCGCGTCGAGTTTGGGGAAGTGGTAATGCACCACGAACAGCAGCGGCAGGATCAACACCACTGAGAGCACCAGCGCACCGACGCAGACGATCAGCGATTGACCGAAGGCGTGGAGAAAGCGCGGATCGCTCCACAACTGCACATACCATTTGAAGGTGAAACCGCTGGGCAGCACAGTGGCCGACCAACTGCTGGCGATGGAGTAGACGAGCGTGCCGGCCAGGGGCAGCAGCAGGATGGCGAACAGCAGGTACACCACCACTCGATGATAGAGCCCGACGGAGCCCGGTTCAGCGCGAGACATGGTAGCTCCTCTTGAGCAGCAACTGATGGACGATGGTCACCAGGGTCATCAGCGCCACCAGCACCACGGCCAGGGCACTGGCCAGGTTCGGGTCGAGGGAGATGTCACCGGAGACCATGGCGGCGATGCGAATCGGCAAGACGTTGAAGTTACCCGTGGTCAGCGCATAGACCGTGGCATAGGCGCCGAGGGCGTTGGCCAGCAGGATCACGAATGTGCCCAGCAGCGCCGGGGTCAGCACCGGCAAGCCGATGTGCCGCCAGAACTGCCAGCCGCTGGCACCCAGCAGTTCGGCGGATTCGCGCCAGTCTTCGCGCAATGCGTCGAAGGCCGGATAGAGCAACAGCACGCCCAGGGGGATCTGGAAGTAGGTGTAGAGAATGATCAGCCCGGTTTTCGAGTACAGGTTGAAATCCTCGATGATTCCCGCCTGCTTGAGCATGATGGTGATGCTGCCGTTGAAGCCCAGCAAGATGATGAAGGCGAAGGCCAGGGGCACGCCGGCGAAGTTGCTGGTCATGTTGGCGAAGGCGTTGACGAAGTTGCGCAACCGCGAATCCACCCGGCGCAGGGAATAGCTGCCGAGCACCGCGATGACGATACCGAACACGCTGGACCAGAAGCTGATCTCCAGGCTGTGCTGGATCGCCTGCAGGTAGAACTTGGAACTGAAGATCTTGCTGAAGTTGGCCAGCCCCCAACCGAACTCTTCCGATTCCAGGCTGTTGACCAGCACCCAGAGCAACGGAGCGATCTGGAATACGATGAAGAAAATCGCGAAGGGCACCAGGCACAACGCTGCCAGCCATTTGCCGCGCGTCATGGCGTTCACTTGAGTAACTCCTGGCAATAGGGTTTGTCGTGGGCAACGCCGAGCAACTGGCAGATGGTGCCGCACAGTTCGGTCTGCCGGGGCGCGGCTGCGAGGTCGAGGCTGAAGCCGTCACCGAGGACAAACAGCGGCACTTCCCGTTCTTCGGCCAGCAGGCCGTTGTGGGAGCGGTCGTTGTTCATGCCGTGGTCGGAGGTCACCAGCACCTGGTAGCCGGCGTCGAGCCAGGCCTGCAGGTAGACCGCCAGGTTGATGTCGGCCGAGCGCGCGCTGTTGCGGTATTGCGGGGTGTCGAGGCCGTGCTTGTGGCCGGCATCGTCGATGTTCATCGGGTGCACCAGCAAAAAGTTCGGCAGGTAGCGCTGGCGCAGGTGATCAGCATCGGCGAACAAGTGGGAATCGGGGTAGTGGTCATTCCAATAGAAATGTCCGTATTGAATCGGCAAGTCGGGATTGTCGGTGTGACGATCACGTCCGGCCACGAAGGGCGAAACGTTGTAGAGCTCGCTGACCCAGTGATACGCCGCGGCCGCCGTGCTCAGGCCGGCCTGGGTGGCGTAGTGGAAAATGCTGCGCTGGTTCGACAGGCGCGAGACGTTGTTGTGCACGATTCCGCTGTCGATGGGCACGACGCCGGTGAGGATGCATTCGTAGAGCGGGCGGGACAGGGCGGGCAACTCACATTCCAGTTTGTAGAGGGCCGCGCGTCCTGCGCCGACGTAAGCCTGCAAATGCCCCATGGCATGCCGGGCGACTTCGTAGTTGAGGCCGTCGAGCATCACCAGGATGACGTTGTGCTTCATGGGTAGCGGGACTCCGGACAGATACCAGGAAACTCGGATTCCCCTCGGTCAATGCGGGAGCAGGCCTGTGGGAGCAAAGCTTGCTCGCGATGCTGGCGACACGGTGCAACTGTGAGACCGTGTCATCGTTTATCGCGAGCAAGCTTTGCTCCCACAGTGCTTGCTCCCACTATTTGGATCCTCTGTGGATATCCGAGCGGGAGCTAGTGCCTCACTGCATATTGATGATCACTTCTTCCTGCCATTTCTGCGGCAGAGCCTTGGAGGTCTTCTCCCACGCATCCGCATCCTTGATCGGGGTCACGCCCTTGTACTGCTCGTTCGGCAGCAGCTTGGCCTGGACCTCTTCCGGCAGTTTCAGGTGCTCGGCGCGGATCGGACGGGCGTTGCCCTTGGCCAGGTTGATCTGGCCGGCGTCGCTGAAGATGTATTCGCGGGCCAGCTTCGCGGCGTTCGGGTGCTTGGCGTATTTGTTGATGATGGTGGTGTAGCCGGAGATGACCGAGCCGTCGGACGGGATCAACACGACGTAATCATCCGGGTTGGCCATCTTGGCCTTGTAGCTCAGGCCGTTGAAGTCCCAGACCACGCCGACTTCCACTTCACCTTTTTCCATGGTGGCGATGGTCGGGTTGGCCATGGACAGGCGCCCTTGCTTGGCGATCTCGGCAAACATCAACAGCGCCGGCTGGAGGTTCTTCTCATCGCCGCCGTTGGCCAGGGCCGCGGCCAGTACGCCGTTGGCGGCCTGGGCGGCGGTGCTCACGTCACCGATGGAGACTTTGTACTTGCCGGTTTTCAGGTCAGCCCATTTGGTCGGTGCTTCGGAACCGTGCAGCAGTTTCTTGTTGATGATGAAAGCGATGGTGCCGGTGTAGGCCAATGCCCAGTTGCCATCCTTGTCCTTGGCCCAGGCTGGAACCTGTTCCCAGGTGCTTGGCTTGTAGGGCTGGACCACGCCTTGCTTGACTGCGATCGGGCCGAAAGCCGCGCCGACGTCGCCGATGTCGGCGCTGGCGTTGTCTTTCTCGGCGGCGAACTTGGCGATTTCCTGGGCCGAGCTCATGTCGGTGTCGATGTGTTTCAAGCCATAGATCTTGGCCAGGTCGTCCCAGGTGCCTTTCCAGTTTGCCCAGTCATCGGGCATGCCGACGCTGTTCACGGCGCCTTCCGCTTTCGCAGCGGCTTCCAACGTTTTCAGATCGGTGTCAGCGGCCATGGCGGCGGTGCACATGGCAATGGTCGAGCCTAACAGTGATGCCAGGAAAAGCTGTTTCATCCGAAGCTCCTATGGGCGTTTTCAACGCTGCGATTGCGGTTGTGTTGGTCTAGGTCAGCAATACCTGAGCCAATGTAGGCGAGCCCTGTGACATTTTGATGTCGGTGCCGGATGTCCCGGGAAAGGCCAGGCTCGTGGAGGTTGGCTGCGAATTAAGCGTAGACCATGGATAAACAGCTGATCTGCAAGGACTTGGCCGTTAATTTGCACGCTTGCAGGACGACCGTTCGGCGGCTCTGTCATCTGTCAGTCATATGCAGTGCCTAGGCTTGCTGGACCAAGAAGCGGATCGATGGACAAGCGATCTCGCCCCGAAACAGTGCTGGTCTAGTCCAGATAGGTAACGTTGATGCGCATCGATGCAACCAAAGCGGTGACAGCCATCGGACAGGTCCTGCAGGAGCAGCTCGACCACGGGTTGCTGGCGCCCGGCAGCAAGTTGCCGGCCGAGCGCAAGCTCAGTGAATTGTTCGGGACCACACGGATTACCGTGCGCGAGGCTTTGTTGCAGCTCGAAGCCCAGGGACAGATTTATCGGGAGGAGCGCCGCGGCTGGTTCGTCTCACCACCCCGCCTGGCCTACAACCTGATGCAGCGCAGCCATTTCCACGCCATGGTCGCGGCCCAGGGGCGTGTGCCTTCTACCCAAGTGATTTCTGCGCGTCTGCAACCGGCCTCGGCGGCGGTGTGTGCCTGGTTGCAGTTGCCGGCGCTGTCCAGTGTGATCCAGATCTGCCGCGTGCGGCGTATCGACGAGCGGCTGGTGCTGTACGTCGAGCACTACCTCAACCCGCAGTACTTTCCGGACATCCTCGGGTTCGATCTCAACCAGTCCATCACCGAGCTGTATGCCCGTCATTACGACCTGCATTACGGCCGGGTGAAGTTTGAAATCGTGCCCACCTCTCTACAGCCGGAAGCGGCTGCGGCGTTGAAGGTTTCGGTGGGCAGCCCCGGGCTTCGGATTGCACGGGTCAACTATGACCAGCACCAGCGGCTGATCGATTGTGACCTGGAGTTCTGGCGACACGATGCGATCCATGTCGGTGTGGATGTGCCGGAGCAATCTGTGCCGGAGCAATCGCCGGGCGCCTGAGGCAGGCTCAGAGTGACTCGTTGAGCTTGCTCAGGATCTTGATCACCACCGTGGCGAGGATCAGCAACATGCCGATCCACATGGCAAAGACCCCGACGCCCTTGTCACGGAAGTTGAAGCCAATGGCCAGCAGGATCATGCCGGCAATGATGGGCACCAGCATGGCGTTGAACGAAGACATCGAGATCATGGCGACAGCCTTGTCGGGGAGGATAAGGTCAGTCTAGTTGGGGTTTGGCCGGGGTGTGATGATGTATGTCACGGTCTCCTCGAGTTTTGAGGCGGACATCATTGTGGCGAGGGGAGCTTGCTCCCGCTCCAGTGCGCAGCACTGGCAAATGTGCATTCAGTTGCAGATTTTTGGGGCTGCTGTGCAGCCCAGCGGGAGCAAGCTCCCTCGCCACGGGGGGTTAGCTGTAACTATGGCGGTTACGGCAGCTCGCGAGACGCGTAGAACGCGCTCAGCACCTTCACCAGGTGCGCCAGGTCATGGCTGCCGCACAGTTCGCGGATCGAATGCATGGCGAAGGTCGGCAGGCCGATGTCCACGGTGCGCACGCCCAGCTGGCTGGCGGTGATCGGGCCGATGGTCGAGCCGCAGCCCATGTCGCTGCGCACCACGAAGCTCTGCACCGGCACTTCTTCGGCCATGCACAGGTGGCGGAAGAACCCGGCGGTTTCGCTGTTGGTGGCGTAGCGCTGGTTGCTGTTGACCTTGATCACCGGCCCGGCGTTGAGTTTGGGGCCGTGGTTGGCGTCGTGCTTGTCGGCATAGTTGGGGTGCACGCCGTGGGCGTTGTCCGCCGAAACCAGCAGGGATTTCTGAATGGCCCGTACGAACTCTTCACCTTCCGGCAGCAGGCGACGCAAGGTCTGCTCCAGCATCGGGCCATCGGCGCCACAGGCCGAGCACGAGCCGACCTCCTCGTGATCGTTGCACACCAGTACGCAGGTTTCTTCGGTTTCGGCGTTCAGCAAGGCTTGCAGGCCGGCGTAGCACGACAGCAGGTTGTCCAGGCGCGCACCGGCAATGAAATCGCCGTGCAGGCCAATGACCGCAGCGCTTTGCGTGTCGTAGAAGCTCAACTCGTAATCGAGTACCACATCGGCGTTCAGGCCGTGCTCGCGGGCCAGTTGGTCGGTGAGCACGGCACGGAAATCAACGCGCTCGTCCCCGGCGAATTGGGCGAGGATCGGTGGCAACTCATTCTGCGGGTTGATCGCCCAGCCCTGGTTGGCTTCGCGATTGAGGTGGATGGCCAGGTTCGGAATCGTGGCGATCGGTGCCTTGAAATCGATCAACTGGCTTTCGACCTTGCCGTCGCGGCGGAAGGTCACGCGCCCGGCCAGGGACAGGTCGCGGTCGAACCATGGCGCCAGCAGTGCACCGCCGTAGACCTCCACGCCCAGTTGCCAGAACCCGTGGCGTTGCAGTTCCGGCTGGGGCTTGACCCGCAGGCAGGGGCTGTCGGTGTGAGCGCCGACCAGACGGATACCGTCGTGCAGCGGTGAATGGCGGCCCAGCTTGAAGGCGATGATAGAGGAGTCGTTGCGGGTGACGTAATAACGACCGTTGGCTTCGGTGGCCCAGGTCTCGCGCTCGTCAAGACGCTGATAACCCGCCGCTTCCAGGCGCTGGGCAAGGGTGGCAGTGGCATGGAACGGGGTGGGGGAGGCCTTGAGGAAGTCGATCAGGCCCTGGTTCAACTCTGCGCGCATAAGTAACTCCAGACAGCAATGGGCGGCAGTTTACCCCATCGCCAGCCTGCATTGCAGACCCAATCCCCCGTCGCGGATCGTTCTACGACCTCGGTATCGATCATCCCGAGACCATGATCCGCTTGCGCAAATGCGCCATGATCAGGGACTTATCCTGCGCCTTGGACGGTTCTGGCAGGTGCTGCGGCCAGTGTTCCAGTTGGCCGAACAGTTGTTGCCGGCTCTGCGGGTCCAGGCGAAGAATCTCCCGCGAGGCCGAGTCCCACCAATGGTGTCGACACAGCTTGTAGTAAGGATGTTCCGGCGCCGCGCTGCCATACAGCAGGTCGCGACCGATCCTGTGCAAGGCGCCGCGCTGGTGGCGCAATTTCCATTTGATCTTCAGCCGCCGCCAGGCCGACGGAAAAGGCCGGGTACGCGGAACGTCATGGCAGCGCTCGAGCAACTGCGCGCTGAACGCCTCGCCGTGCTGGGCAAAGAAATGTGCCTGCATGGTGTGGAAGAAGCGTTTCTCGGCGAAGTAGTGATAGACGTGTTGGTTGGTTTTGTTAATGGTCTGGTTGCGCATGGCGAACGAAATCGCGATCTGTTCGATAGTGTGGATGTCGAAGCCGCCTTCGGTCCATTCATCGATCAGCCCGATGGCCTCGGCCAGCAACGAAGCATCGCGATCAGTCACCCCGCACAGCCCGCTGTTATAGAGCTTGAAACTGTTTTCCCGAGTCACGCCGTGGGCGCCCAGGCAAGCCCCCAGCCTGCGGTAATCCTCGCGCTCACACACGTAGTCCCAGTTGTATTCGAAGCTGTCCATCAGGTACTGCCCTGGCTGGATTTGCTTGAACAGCAGTTCGGGATCGGCGAGGAACAGCGTGTCGGTGTCGACGAACAGGGTTTTTTCCGCCAGCGTCAGGCCGGCCGCGATGGCGCAGGCCTTGCGCCGGTGAATGTAACCATTATTGCCTTGCCACTCGGTCAGCAATTGCGGGCTCAGCGCGAGGGTCTCGACCGGCCAGCCCTGATAATCCTCAGGCCGGTCGGTCAGGATCCTGATGCTGGGCAGGGTCGACGGATTGCCGCGGGCCAGGGCGGTCAGGATGCTGAATTTAGCCTCGTGGCGATAAGCGTCCTTGTCGCCGTAGATCAGGTACAGCAGTTGGTGACGAACTTTTTTGACGGGTGTTTCCTGAAAATCAATAACCTGCATGCCAAGCCTTTATCGGAATTAGAACGGTGCCGGGCACTCGAAGCGCAGGCGCTCGCCGCTTTGCGGATGGGTGAAGCTCAGCATGCTGGCGTGCAGGCACAGGCGTGGCCAGGCGGCGAGGGCCTGCGGGTGGGCGTAGAGCCCGTCACCCAGCAGCGGGTGACCGATGGACAGCATGTGCACGCGCAATTGGTGCGAGCGTCCGGTAATCGGCGTGAGTTCGACCCGGCACCAGTCGCCACAACGTTCCAGCACGCGCCAGAAGGTCAGGGCGTGTTTGCCGTGCTCATGGTCCACCACATGCCGCGGTTTGGTCGGCGGGTCGTAGCGCAAGGGCAGGTCGATGGTGCCGCTGTCCAGTTCCGGTTGGCCCCAGCACAGCGCCGTGTAGGCCTTTTCGGTTTCGCGATCATGAAACTGCCGGGACAGTTCGCGATGAGTATCCGGGTCACGAGCCAACAGGATGATGCCGGAGGTTTCCCAGTCCAGTCGGTGCACTATTCGCGCTTCCGGATAGCCGTTTTCCTGCAGGCGGGTGATCAGGCAGTCTTTGTTGTCGTCGGCCCGGCCGGGCACGGAGAGGAGCAGGGTCGGCTTGTCGACCACCAGGACAGCGGCGTCCTGATGAATGATGCGGATGTTGGACAGGGGCATTGAAAACAGTCTCGTTACAAACGCCAACGGCGGCTCGGGCCCTGCCCTTGTGGGAGCGGGCTTGCTCACGAAAGCGGTGTCTCAGACACATTGATATTGAATGTGCCACCGTCTTCGCGAGCAAGCCCGCTCCCACAAAAAGGGCTGTGGGGACCCGAGCCGCCGTGGCTCCAGCCGGAGCGATCAGCGATCCGGCAGGGTGATGTTGAGTTCCAGGATCGAGCAGCTGCCCTGGCTTTCCAGTGCCACATGCACGTCATCGCTGCCGATGTTGACGTACTTGCGGATCACTTCCACCAGTTCCTTCTGCAAGGCCGGCAGGTAGTCAGGGGTACTGCGTTGGCCGCGCTCGTGCGCCACGATGATCTGTAGACGCTCTTTCGCGACCGAGGCGGTACTGGGCTTTTTGTTGGCACGAAAGAAGTCAAAAAGGTTCATTACCTACCTCCAAACAGGCGCTCGAAGAAACCTTTCTTCGTTACATCGAGGAAACGATGCTCCACGGTCTTGCCCAGCAGGCGATCGACGGCATCGCTGTACGCCTGGCCGGCATCGCTCTGGTCGTCGAGAATCACCGGCACGCCGGAGTTGGAAGCCTTGAGTACCGCTTGGGATTCAGGAATGACACCCAGCAGGGTAACGGCGAGGATTTCCTTGACGTCTTCGACGCCGAGCATTTCGCCATCGCTGACCCGTTGCGGGTTGTAGCGGGTCAACAGCAAGTGTTCCTTGATCGGCTCTTCGCCCTTCTCGGCGCGCCGGGATTTGCTCGCCAGCAGGCCCAGCATGCGGTCGGAGTCACGGACCGACGAGACTTCCGGGTTGGTCACGACAATCGCTTCGTCTGCGAAGTACATGGCCAGGTGGGCACCTTTCTCGATACCGGCCGGGGAGTCGCAGACCACGAACTCGAAGTCTTCCTTGAGCTGCATCAGCACCTTTTCCACGCCTTCCTGGGTCAGCGCGTCTTTGTCGCGGGTCTGACTGGCGGCCAGCACGTAGAGGTTCTCAAGGCGCTTGTCCTTGATCAGGGCTTGCTGCAGGTTCGCTTCACCGTTGACCACGTTGACGAAGTCATAGACCACGCGACGCTCGCAACCCATGATCAGGTCGAGGTTACGCAAGCCGACGTCGAAGTCGACGATGACTGTCTTGTGGCCGCGCAGAGCGAGGCCGGTACCGATAGCGGCGCTGGTGGTGGTCTTACCCACACCACCCTTGCCGGATGTAACCACGAGAATCTTGGCCAAGGTGTTTCACCCCTAAGGAAAAAGGACTTTGTCAGCCCCTGAAAAACATCTCTGGAAAACTGCTGCAATTGGACAGGCTTGGCTGGAATCGGATGCTGGGCGGGGTCTACCTCCGGTAAACACTGCCTGATCCTTTTTCCTACGTCGTTTAAGCCGTTTTCGCTCGTTTTAGAGATGCTTGGAAAATGCGGCAGTATCCGTTAAAGCCGAATGATGTTCAACACGTCGCCCGACAGGCTGATCTGCACGCCGGCTCCCCACAACGGGTCGCGACGCAAATCCTCGGAAACCTTGTACTGCCCGGCGATGGAAACCAGCTCAGCGCTCAATTGCTGACAGAAAATCCTGGCTTTGGTATCACCCTTGACGCCGGCCAGCGCACGACCGCGCATCGGGCCGTATACATGGATGTTGCCATCGGCCAGAAGTTCCGCCCCCGGGCTGACCGAGGACACTACGACCAGATCGCCACCCTGGGCATAAATCTGCTGCCCGCCGCGCACTGGCGAGGTGATGACACGCGTTGGCTTGATGGTGGGCTCGGGTGGTTTTTCCGGGGTTTTCTTCGCTTCGACCGGGTTCAGTTCCAGGACACGCTCCCTGGCGCCGGACGGCGGCAGCACCGGAATGTCCACGGCGATGGCGGCGGCAATGTCTTCGATGCGACTGGCGCGGATCGCCAGGGTACGCAGGCCGTGCTGGCGGCAAACGCGCATCAGGCCCGGCAGGTCCACCGAGCCTTCGCCAGCCGGCAACTTGTCCAGGGCCAGTACCAGCGGGGCGTTGCTGAAGAAATTCGGGGCCTGGGCGACTTTCGCCGCCAGTTGCCGGTCAAGGCTTTCCAGGTCGTTGCGGGCCAGCTCCAGCACCGTAATGGCGAGCATGCTGCCCTTCAGCTGGAACACGGGATCTTGGTCTAGCGGTTCGGTTTGGCTCATGGTCGGCGTACAACGGCTTGTCACTAAAAGTGCCGAGACTTATAACGAGATCGTCCGCCAGCCGCAACCCGGGTCGAACAATGTAGAATGCGCGGCCCATGTCCTAATGGAAGCTGTAATGGATCGCCCGCGTTTTCGAGCTGCTTTTTTTCATCCACGTTTCTGGCTGCTGTGGTGCGGCCTGGGGCTATTGTGGTTGATCGTTCAGTTGCCTTATCCGTTGCTGCTGCGCATTGGTCGTGCGCTGGGCGCACTGATGTACCGGGTGGCCGGCGACCGACGGCGCATCGCCCGTCGCAACCTGGAACTGTGTTTCCCGCAAAAGTCCGCCGCCGAGCGCAAG harbors:
- the minD gene encoding septum site-determining protein MinD, whose translation is MAKILVVTSGKGGVGKTTTSAAIGTGLALRGHKTVIVDFDVGLRNLDLIMGCERRVVYDFVNVVNGEANLQQALIKDKRLENLYVLAASQTRDKDALTQEGVEKVLMQLKEDFEFVVCDSPAGIEKGAHLAMYFADEAIVVTNPEVSSVRDSDRMLGLLASKSRRAEKGEEPIKEHLLLTRYNPQRVSDGEMLGVEDVKEILAVTLLGVIPESQAVLKASNSGVPVILDDQSDAGQAYSDAVDRLLGKTVEHRFLDVTKKGFFERLFGGR
- the minC gene encoding septum site-determining protein MinC, with product MSQTEPLDQDPVFQLKGSMLAITVLELARNDLESLDRQLAAKVAQAPNFFSNAPLVLALDKLPAGEGSVDLPGLMRVCRQHGLRTLAIRASRIEDIAAAIAVDIPVLPPSGARERVLELNPVEAKKTPEKPPEPTIKPTRVITSPVRGGQQIYAQGGDLVVVSSVSPGAELLADGNIHVYGPMRGRALAGVKGDTKARIFCQQLSAELVSIAGQYKVSEDLRRDPLWGAGVQISLSGDVLNIIRL